A single region of the Candidatus Bathyarchaeota archaeon genome encodes:
- a CDS encoding flavodoxin family protein encodes MPEVLIIYYSRSGNTKEMAESIAKGVKKVKGVEVKVKTVQEARVEELLDVDGVVFGSPTYYGSMASEVKKFIDDSVRFHGKLEGKVGGAFSSSANIAGGNETTIMDILKSLLIHGMIIQGSSKGDHYGPVSIGKPDERSKSLCIQYGERIAKLVLRTQPVSQHARQDVP; translated from the coding sequence ATGCCTGAAGTTCTAATCATCTATTATTCACGGTCTGGTAATACAAAGGAAATGGCTGAGTCAATAGCCAAGGGTGTGAAGAAAGTTAAGGGTGTGGAAGTGAAGGTGAAGACTGTGCAAGAGGCTAGAGTTGAGGAGTTGCTTGATGTTGACGGCGTAGTTTTTGGGTCTCCAACCTACTATGGGTCGATGGCTTCCGAGGTTAAGAAGTTCATAGATGACAGCGTCAGATTCCATGGAAAACTGGAGGGAAAAGTTGGTGGAGCTTTTTCCTCGTCAGCCAACATAGCTGGCGGTAATGAGACGACAATAATGGATATTTTGAAATCCCTGTTGATCCATGGTATGATAATTCAGGGATCGTCGAAGGGAGATCACTATGGACCTGTTTCTATAGGGAAACCCGATGAGAGAAGCAAAAGCTTGTGTATACAGTATGGTGAAAGAATAGCTAAACTCGTTTTAAGAACACAACCAGTTTCACAACACGCGCGACAAGACGTGCCCTGA